In the Pseudolabrys taiwanensis genome, one interval contains:
- a CDS encoding Bug family tripartite tricarboxylate transporter substrate binding protein, whose amino-acid sequence MLSRLFLIAALLVSAPQFAAAASPYPDHTVRIIVPYAPGGGVDGLARALADNFSRAWNQSVIVENKSGASTMLGGEAVARAPKDGYTLLLTSDTSITSNPFLFKRQPYDPVKDLAPVTQLIDLHQIVVVHPSVPVSTLKELADYAKANPNKLSYGSYGKGSQPDLLFETVKAQTGASILPVPFRGIAPAILATLNGEVQMTLGSPAVVGQHIKAGKMKALAVGKGERLKDFPDIPTLKEAGFANAEPLSWFGLFAPAGTPPDIVAKIQQTAAAALSEPAFKARFIDAAGFEAVGSTPQAFSDFIAKDLEQKRKLIETAKITPE is encoded by the coding sequence ATGCTATCGCGACTCTTTCTCATCGCGGCGCTTCTGGTGAGTGCGCCGCAATTTGCCGCCGCTGCGTCGCCCTATCCCGATCACACGGTCCGCATCATCGTTCCTTACGCGCCGGGCGGCGGCGTCGACGGGCTCGCGCGCGCTCTCGCGGATAATTTTTCCCGCGCGTGGAATCAAAGCGTGATCGTCGAAAACAAGTCCGGCGCCAGCACGATGCTCGGCGGCGAAGCCGTCGCGCGTGCGCCGAAGGACGGCTACACGCTGCTGCTGACCAGCGACACCTCGATCACCAGCAATCCCTTCCTGTTCAAGCGCCAGCCCTATGACCCGGTCAAGGATCTGGCGCCGGTCACGCAGTTGATCGACCTGCATCAGATCGTGGTGGTGCATCCGAGCGTGCCGGTGAGCACGCTCAAGGAACTTGCCGACTACGCCAAAGCCAACCCGAACAAGCTGTCCTATGGATCGTACGGCAAAGGCAGCCAGCCTGATCTGCTGTTCGAGACCGTGAAGGCGCAGACCGGAGCGAGCATTCTGCCGGTGCCGTTTCGCGGCATTGCGCCCGCCATTCTAGCGACATTGAACGGCGAGGTTCAGATGACGCTGGGCAGTCCCGCGGTCGTCGGCCAGCATATCAAGGCCGGAAAAATGAAGGCCCTCGCTGTCGGCAAAGGCGAGCGCCTGAAGGACTTCCCTGACATCCCGACATTGAAGGAAGCGGGCTTCGCCAATGCCGAGCCGCTTTCCTGGTTCGGCCTGTTCGCCCCGGCCGGCACGCCGCCCGACATCGTCGCCAAGATCCAGCAAACCGCCGCGGCAGCGCTCAGTGAGCCGGCGTTCAAGGCGCGCTTCATCGATGCCGCCGGCTTCGAAGCTGTCGGCAGCACGCCGCAAGCGTTCAGCGATTTCATCGCCAAGGACCTCGAGCAGAAGCGCAAACTGATCGAGACCGCGAAAATTACGCCGGAGTGA
- a CDS encoding D-amino acid dehydrogenase has protein sequence MKVLVLGAGVVGTACAYYLSRDGHEVTVVDRQPGAGLETSFANAGGVCPGFAGPWAAPGMPLKVLRWLFAPHAPLMLRPRLEPAQWRWLAQFVGNCTAERFARNKARMQRVAHYSKACLVSLREETGIAYDHGIGGVLQVFRTEEEFEGGRRAAKVLEQFDVMHRLWGADDVLRIEPALGKSEVSFAGGLHLPTDETGDCHLFTTRLAERLKAAGVTFQFGTDVQRFVHDGSRVTGVATSRGLLTADRYVVALANDAPALLEPLGIDLPIYPVKGYAITLDDVQVDHAPRSSVMDEHSKVMVTRLGDRLRAAGVAEIAGHDRSVNTGKAAGVLAAARALFPAAGDYDRVSYWAGLRPMTPDGPPYLGPTPFANLLLNVGQGSNGWTQACGCGRIVADLVSGRRPGIDLEGMTLGGR, from the coding sequence TTGAAAGTCCTCGTTCTAGGCGCGGGCGTCGTCGGCACAGCCTGCGCCTATTACCTTTCCCGCGACGGTCACGAGGTGACGGTCGTCGATCGCCAGCCCGGCGCGGGGCTTGAAACGAGCTTCGCCAATGCCGGTGGCGTCTGCCCGGGCTTCGCGGGCCCGTGGGCGGCGCCGGGCATGCCGCTCAAGGTGTTACGCTGGCTATTCGCGCCGCATGCGCCATTGATGCTGCGTCCGCGGCTTGAGCCTGCGCAATGGCGCTGGCTGGCGCAGTTCGTCGGCAACTGCACGGCGGAACGCTTTGCGCGCAACAAGGCGCGGATGCAACGCGTTGCGCATTACAGCAAGGCGTGCCTCGTATCCCTTCGCGAGGAGACCGGCATCGCCTATGACCACGGCATCGGCGGCGTATTGCAGGTCTTCCGCACCGAGGAGGAGTTCGAGGGCGGCCGCCGCGCAGCAAAGGTGCTCGAGCAGTTCGACGTCATGCATCGCCTGTGGGGAGCGGATGATGTGCTCCGAATCGAGCCGGCCTTGGGAAAAAGCGAGGTGTCGTTCGCGGGTGGGCTGCATCTGCCGACCGACGAGACCGGTGACTGCCATCTGTTCACGACGCGGCTTGCGGAGCGATTGAAGGCCGCGGGCGTTACGTTCCAGTTCGGCACCGACGTGCAGCGCTTTGTCCACGACGGCAGTCGCGTGACGGGCGTCGCCACGAGCCGCGGTCTGCTCACCGCGGATCGTTATGTCGTCGCGCTTGCCAACGACGCGCCCGCCTTGCTCGAGCCGCTCGGCATCGATCTGCCGATCTATCCGGTCAAGGGCTACGCGATCACGCTCGACGATGTGCAAGTCGACCATGCGCCGCGCTCGTCGGTCATGGACGAGCACAGCAAGGTCATGGTGACGCGGCTGGGCGACCGGCTGCGCGCCGCTGGCGTTGCGGAAATCGCGGGGCACGATCGCTCGGTTAATACGGGCAAGGCGGCAGGCGTGCTCGCGGCGGCCCGCGCGTTGTTTCCGGCGGCCGGCGATTACGACCGCGTTTCCTACTGGGCGGGCTTGCGTCCTATGACGCCGGATGGGCCGCCTTATCTCGGCCCGACGCCGTTCGCCAATCTGCTGCTCAATGTGGGGCAGGGATCGAACGGTTGGACGCAAGCTTGCGGCTGCGGTCGGATTGTCGCGGATTTGGTCAGTGGGCGTCGGCCTGGCATCGATCTCGAGGGGATGACGCTGGGCGGCCGCTGA
- a CDS encoding Bug family tripartite tricarboxylate transporter substrate binding protein, giving the protein MKHIAFAVALAGAVIGVAAPALAETYPNRTVSMVVPYPAGGSVDGVARILAQKLGESFNSSVIVENRAGGAGGTVGANAVAKAQPDGYTLLLTASIHVTTPFLFKNIPYDVVKDFTPISLVAVGPLVVSTAPNVPANNLKEFFELVRKAPDKYTFATSGFGSAGHLAVELLKRRAGVNTLVIAYKGAGPMLNDLMAGQIQLIADPMLSSLPLAQGKKIKALAITSLNRVEAAPEIPTVEESGLDKLEFVSWYGLWGPKNMPPALVADIQEHVAKVLAQPEVKQRLGVLGFEAKSSTSDAFAKFIDKEMATYSKIIKDANIKAE; this is encoded by the coding sequence ATGAAACATATCGCTTTTGCGGTGGCGCTGGCCGGCGCAGTCATTGGCGTTGCCGCTCCGGCGCTCGCTGAAACTTATCCCAACCGAACCGTCAGTATGGTCGTGCCTTATCCGGCCGGCGGTTCGGTCGATGGCGTCGCGCGCATTCTTGCGCAGAAGCTGGGCGAGTCATTCAACTCGTCGGTCATCGTTGAAAACCGCGCGGGCGGCGCTGGCGGCACGGTCGGCGCCAATGCCGTCGCGAAGGCTCAGCCCGACGGCTACACGCTGCTGCTCACCGCCTCGATTCACGTCACCACGCCGTTTCTGTTCAAGAACATTCCCTACGACGTGGTCAAGGACTTCACGCCGATCTCTTTGGTCGCGGTCGGTCCGCTGGTCGTGTCGACGGCGCCTAACGTTCCGGCCAACAATCTGAAGGAATTTTTCGAGCTCGTTCGCAAGGCGCCCGACAAGTACACCTTCGCCACGTCCGGCTTCGGCTCGGCCGGCCATCTCGCGGTCGAGCTTCTCAAGCGCCGCGCCGGCGTCAATACATTGGTCATCGCCTACAAAGGTGCGGGACCGATGCTGAACGATCTCATGGCCGGCCAAATTCAGCTCATCGCCGATCCGATGCTGTCGTCGCTGCCGTTGGCGCAAGGCAAGAAGATCAAGGCGCTCGCCATCACCAGCCTTAATCGCGTGGAAGCCGCGCCGGAGATTCCGACGGTCGAAGAGTCCGGGCTCGACAAGCTCGAGTTCGTCTCGTGGTACGGCCTCTGGGGTCCGAAGAACATGCCGCCGGCGCTTGTCGCCGACATTCAGGAGCATGTCGCGAAGGTGCTGGCGCAGCCGGAAGTGAAGCAGCGCCTGGGCGTGCTCGGCTTTGAAGCCAAGAGCTCGACCTCCGACGCGTTTGCAAAGTTCATCGACAAGGAAATGGCGACCTACTCCAAGATCATCAAGGACGCCAACATCAAGGCCGAATGA
- a CDS encoding SDR family oxidoreductase, with protein sequence MDLGIAGRKALLSGASRGLGKACAMALAKEGVDVTIVARTRDVLEQACDEIRAATGVKVTPVVGDITKPEGRQAAIAACPAPDILLNNADGPVPGDFRNWTRDDWLGALDSMMLGPIEMIRLTVDGMMNRRFGRIINIVSRSVKIPQHELGLSNGARSGLVGFVGGLARQTVEHNVTINNLLPGIFDSDGQRRHIEGMLVEGGKSFDEIWQARAAGNPAKRYGRPPELGAYCAFICSEHAGFVTGQNLLVDGGSYPGTF encoded by the coding sequence ATGGATCTCGGGATCGCCGGCCGCAAGGCCCTGTTGAGCGGCGCGAGCCGTGGCCTTGGCAAAGCCTGCGCGATGGCGCTGGCGAAAGAGGGGGTCGACGTCACGATCGTCGCGCGCACGCGCGACGTCCTGGAACAGGCGTGCGATGAGATCCGCGCGGCGACGGGCGTGAAGGTCACCCCCGTCGTCGGCGATATCACCAAGCCGGAAGGCCGGCAGGCCGCCATTGCCGCCTGTCCGGCGCCGGACATCCTGCTCAACAATGCCGACGGTCCGGTGCCCGGCGATTTCCGCAACTGGACGCGCGACGACTGGCTGGGCGCGCTCGACTCCATGATGCTCGGGCCGATCGAGATGATCCGGCTCACCGTGGACGGAATGATGAATCGCCGCTTCGGCCGCATCATCAATATCGTTTCGCGCAGCGTTAAGATTCCGCAGCATGAGCTTGGGCTCTCGAACGGCGCGCGCTCCGGCCTTGTCGGCTTCGTCGGCGGTCTCGCGCGGCAGACGGTCGAGCACAACGTCACGATCAACAATCTTCTGCCCGGCATCTTCGACAGCGACGGCCAGCGCCGGCACATCGAAGGCATGCTGGTCGAGGGCGGCAAGAGCTTCGATGAAATCTGGCAGGCGCGCGCCGCCGGCAACCCCGCCAAGCGTTACGGGCGTCCGCCCGAGCTGGGCGCATATTGCGCATTTATCTGTTCCGAACACGCCGGGTTCGTCACGGGCCAAAACCTATTGGTCGATGGGGGAAGCTATCCAGGGACTTTCTGA
- a CDS encoding 4-hydroxy-tetrahydrodipicolinate synthase family protein, whose amino-acid sequence MAKKLMTGSFVALITPFNKDGSVDFAAFRTLLKFHEDNGTSAILIMGSTGETSMLSPEEKKKIIVECAKMKTAKMPIFFGCTGNNTESTIASVKFAKDNGADGAILAAPAYICAPEADIERFFLEVADATDLPLGIYNNPPRVKSDLHWDNLIRIFKHPNYVVHKESTTRVGQVAQILAAKTGVAVMCCDSPNLGLVVPTMSLGGHGTANMTGNVAPGEVATISTPWKSYAEAEGFKNAYLGLLPLLHYTYSAINPVAVKSLMKALGMPAGDLRKPLSGLEGEALAKGLRIVQELGLDKKYGYNIKPLSVAA is encoded by the coding sequence ATGGCGAAAAAGCTGATGACCGGCTCCTTCGTTGCGCTGATCACTCCGTTCAACAAGGACGGCTCGGTCGATTTCGCGGCCTTCCGCACGCTGCTGAAGTTCCATGAGGACAACGGGACCTCCGCCATCCTCATCATGGGCTCGACCGGCGAAACCTCGATGCTCTCGCCCGAGGAGAAGAAGAAGATCATCGTCGAATGCGCGAAGATGAAGACGGCGAAGATGCCGATCTTCTTCGGCTGCACCGGCAACAACACCGAGTCGACGATCGCCAGCGTGAAGTTCGCCAAGGACAACGGCGCCGACGGTGCGATCCTGGCGGCTCCTGCCTATATCTGTGCGCCGGAGGCCGATATCGAGCGCTTCTTCCTCGAGGTCGCCGACGCGACCGATCTGCCGCTCGGCATCTACAACAATCCGCCGCGCGTGAAGAGCGATCTGCACTGGGACAACCTGATCCGCATCTTCAAGCATCCGAACTATGTCGTGCACAAGGAGTCCACGACGCGCGTCGGTCAGGTGGCGCAGATTTTGGCGGCCAAGACGGGCGTCGCGGTCATGTGCTGCGACAGCCCCAATCTCGGCCTCGTCGTGCCGACCATGAGCCTTGGCGGCCATGGCACCGCGAACATGACCGGCAATGTCGCGCCGGGTGAGGTCGCCACCATTTCGACGCCGTGGAAGAGCTACGCCGAAGCCGAGGGCTTCAAGAATGCCTATCTCGGCCTCTTGCCGCTGCTCCACTACACATACTCGGCAATCAATCCGGTCGCGGTGAAGTCGCTGATGAAGGCGCTCGGCATGCCGGCCGGCGATCTGCGCAAGCCGCTCTCCGGCCTCGAAGGCGAAGCGCTGGCCAAGGGCTTGCGCATCGTGCAGGAGCTCGGCCTCGACAAGAAGTACGGCTACAACATCAAGCCGTTGTCGGTCGCGGCCTGA
- a CDS encoding molybdopterin-dependent oxidoreductase yields the protein MTQRRVPSLAHWGAFNALVEDGRVVGCEPFAGDPAPSPMLTAIPEMVHSPLRIARPAVREGWREGKPRTGNDRFHEISWDEALDLVAGELTRVRRDFGNTAIFGGSYGWSSAGRLHHARTLTRRFLFQGGGCVDQVGNYSWGAAQFLLPHVIGTYQPVAGRVTDWPSIVKHTKLVLSFGGLALKNGQVSSGGAGAHVLEQWLRRAKAAGIRFVVVSPLKADAPDFLDADWIAIRPNTDTALMLGMAHTLIAEGRHDEAFLARYCVGFDRFKRYVTGADDNTPKDAAWASRITGVAAETIRALARDAAGTTSLVTVAWSLQRAHRGEQPYWASIALAAMLGGIGTPGGGFAFGHGSLNGVGVPRAELPGPEIATPPNPAAASIPVARIADMLLNPGADYEFNGRRAVYPDIRLVYWAGGNPFHHHQDLNRLRCAWQKPETVIVHESWWTPTARHADIVLPATTTLERNDVGGSSRDPYIFAMHQAIASVGEARSDFDIFHALAKRLGYAEAFAEGRDEMAWCRAIYERVVAGAARKNVALPSFDDFWRQGFVELPPPDEDFVLFADFRRDPELHPLNTPSGRIEIASEKIGSFGYDDCPEHPAWMEPSEWLGAADAAQWPLHLITHQPVDRLHSQLDPARLSRGHKIKDRETVRLNPDDAARRGIKDHDIVRVFNARGACLAAAVIDTGVMPSVAVMPTGAWFDPGDADGALERHGNPNVLTRDIGTSRLTQGPSALSALVDIALWDGDLPPTEAFTPPTIVRAGTVPA from the coding sequence ATGACGCAAAGGCGCGTGCCGTCCCTCGCGCATTGGGGCGCGTTCAACGCGCTCGTCGAGGATGGACGCGTCGTTGGCTGCGAGCCCTTCGCCGGCGATCCCGCGCCCTCGCCGATGCTCACGGCGATCCCTGAGATGGTCCATTCGCCGTTACGCATCGCGCGGCCCGCGGTCCGCGAAGGGTGGCGCGAAGGGAAGCCGCGCACGGGTAACGATCGTTTCCACGAGATCTCCTGGGACGAAGCACTCGATCTCGTCGCCGGCGAACTGACGCGCGTTCGCCGCGACTTCGGCAACACGGCGATCTTCGGCGGCTCCTATGGCTGGTCGTCCGCCGGCCGCCTGCATCATGCGCGGACGCTCACGCGCCGCTTTCTGTTTCAAGGCGGTGGCTGCGTCGATCAGGTCGGCAATTACAGCTGGGGTGCGGCGCAATTCCTGCTGCCGCACGTGATCGGTACGTATCAGCCGGTTGCCGGTCGCGTTACCGACTGGCCCTCCATCGTCAAACATACCAAGCTTGTCCTCTCCTTTGGCGGCCTTGCCTTGAAGAACGGCCAGGTGAGCTCGGGCGGCGCCGGCGCGCATGTGCTCGAGCAATGGCTGCGCCGCGCCAAGGCCGCCGGCATTCGCTTCGTCGTGGTGAGTCCGCTGAAGGCGGATGCGCCCGACTTTCTCGACGCCGACTGGATCGCCATCCGGCCCAACACCGATACAGCGCTCATGCTTGGCATGGCGCACACTTTGATCGCCGAAGGCCGGCACGACGAGGCCTTTCTCGCGCGCTATTGCGTGGGCTTCGACCGGTTCAAGCGTTATGTCACGGGCGCGGACGACAACACGCCCAAGGATGCGGCGTGGGCTTCGCGCATCACCGGCGTCGCCGCCGAAACGATCCGTGCATTGGCGCGCGACGCCGCAGGAACGACCAGCCTCGTCACGGTCGCCTGGTCGTTGCAGCGCGCGCATCGCGGCGAACAACCTTATTGGGCCTCGATCGCGCTTGCCGCGATGCTCGGCGGCATCGGTACGCCCGGCGGCGGCTTCGCCTTCGGTCACGGCTCATTGAACGGCGTCGGCGTGCCGCGCGCCGAATTGCCAGGCCCGGAGATCGCCACGCCGCCAAACCCGGCCGCGGCGTCCATTCCCGTCGCGCGCATCGCCGACATGTTGCTCAATCCCGGCGCTGACTATGAGTTCAACGGGCGCCGTGCCGTCTATCCGGATATCCGGCTTGTCTATTGGGCGGGCGGCAATCCCTTCCATCATCACCAGGATCTCAACCGGCTGCGCTGTGCCTGGCAAAAGCCCGAGACCGTCATCGTGCATGAGAGCTGGTGGACGCCGACGGCGCGGCATGCCGACATCGTGCTGCCGGCAACGACGACTCTCGAGCGCAACGATGTCGGCGGCTCCTCGCGCGATCCGTATATTTTCGCGATGCACCAAGCCATCGCGTCCGTCGGTGAAGCGCGTTCCGACTTCGACATCTTCCATGCATTGGCGAAGCGGCTCGGCTATGCAGAGGCCTTCGCCGAAGGCCGTGACGAAATGGCCTGGTGCCGTGCGATCTACGAGCGCGTCGTCGCCGGCGCGGCGCGCAAGAACGTGGCGCTGCCGTCTTTCGACGATTTCTGGCGTCAGGGCTTCGTCGAGTTGCCGCCGCCCGACGAGGACTTCGTGTTGTTCGCCGATTTCCGCCGCGACCCCGAATTGCATCCGTTGAACACGCCGTCCGGCCGGATCGAAATCGCATCGGAGAAGATCGGCAGCTTCGGCTACGACGATTGCCCCGAGCATCCCGCATGGATGGAGCCGTCGGAATGGCTTGGTGCCGCAGACGCCGCGCAATGGCCGCTGCATCTGATCACGCATCAGCCCGTCGATCGGCTGCACAGTCAGCTCGATCCCGCGCGCCTCTCCCGCGGCCACAAGATCAAGGACCGCGAGACGGTCCGACTCAATCCGGATGATGCCGCGCGCCGCGGCATCAAAGACCACGATATCGTACGCGTATTCAACGCGCGCGGCGCCTGTCTTGCCGCTGCCGTGATCGATACCGGCGTCATGCCGAGCGTCGCCGTGATGCCGACCGGTGCGTGGTTCGACCCGGGGGATGCGGATGGCGCGCTCGAGCGCCACGGCAACCCCAATGTGCTGACGCGTGACATCGGCACTTCGCGGTTGACGCAAGGGCCCAGCGCCCTCAGCGCGCTGGTCGATATCGCGCTTTGGGACGGCGACTTGCCGCCGACCGAGGCCTTTACCCCGCCAACCATTGTTCGTGCCGGTACGGTTCCGGCATGA
- a CDS encoding aspartate/glutamate racemase family protein yields MRIIGLLGGMSWESTAVYYRRINEQVRDRLGGLHSAEVLMRSVNFDSIVGLQRADEWDQAGQVLSRYARELEQAGAACIVICTNTMHKLADIVQGAVSVPLLHIADVTGDAVRKSGARRPLLLATRYTMEQDFYLSRLREKFDLDPLVPDAADRAVVHATIFDELCQGIVRDSSRQSFKDVIARGRVRGADSVILGCTEIGLLIGENDIDLPAFDSTLIHADTAVDFSLAQNGSSRLNAA; encoded by the coding sequence ATGCGAATAATCGGCCTCTTGGGCGGCATGAGCTGGGAAAGCACCGCGGTTTACTACCGGCGTATCAACGAACAGGTGCGCGACCGGCTGGGCGGCTTGCACTCGGCGGAAGTGCTGATGCGCTCGGTCAATTTCGACAGCATCGTTGGCCTGCAACGGGCCGACGAGTGGGACCAGGCGGGCCAAGTCCTCTCGCGGTACGCGCGCGAACTCGAACAGGCCGGCGCCGCCTGTATCGTCATCTGCACCAATACGATGCACAAGCTCGCGGACATCGTCCAAGGCGCGGTCTCCGTGCCGCTCCTGCACATCGCGGATGTGACGGGTGACGCCGTGAGAAAATCCGGCGCGCGGCGGCCCCTTTTGCTCGCGACCCGCTACACGATGGAACAGGATTTCTATTTGTCGCGCTTGCGTGAAAAATTCGATCTCGATCCGCTGGTGCCCGATGCCGCGGATCGCGCCGTCGTGCATGCGACGATCTTCGACGAGCTGTGTCAGGGCATCGTGCGCGATAGCTCGCGTCAGAGTTTCAAGGATGTCATCGCGCGTGGCCGCGTGCGGGGCGCGGACTCCGTCATTCTCGGTTGCACCGAGATCGGACTGCTCATCGGCGAGAACGATATCGACCTGCCGGCGTTCGATTCGACGCTTATCCATGCCGACACCGCAGTCGACTTTTCGCTTGCGCAAAATGGCTCGTCGCGCTTGAACGCGGCGTAA
- a CDS encoding Lrp/AsnC family transcriptional regulator — translation MDATDRKILDILQADASIPVATIAERVGMSTAPCWRRIRKLEEDGVITRRVALLSRRKANVPMTVFVAVKAPRHAVEWLQAFRKLIADIPEIVEAWRLTGEADYQLRIVVPDIETYDVVYQRMISRLEFSDISSAIAMEEMKYTTAIPTNYIATK, via the coding sequence ATGGACGCCACCGACCGCAAGATCCTCGACATCCTCCAGGCCGACGCCTCGATCCCCGTCGCCACCATCGCTGAGAGGGTCGGTATGAGCACGGCCCCCTGCTGGCGGCGCATTCGTAAGCTGGAAGAAGACGGCGTCATCACCCGCCGGGTGGCCTTGCTCAGCCGGCGCAAAGCCAACGTGCCGATGACGGTATTCGTCGCCGTGAAAGCGCCGCGACACGCGGTCGAGTGGCTTCAGGCGTTCCGCAAGCTCATCGCCGACATCCCGGAGATCGTCGAGGCTTGGCGGCTCACCGGCGAAGCGGACTATCAGCTCCGCATCGTCGTGCCCGACATCGAAACCTACGATGTCGTCTACCAGCGCATGATCAGCCGGCTCGAGTTCTCGGACATCAGCTCGGCCATCGCCATGGAAGAAATGAAGTACACGACCGCCATTCCGACGAATTACATCGCCACCAAATAG